The Sorangiineae bacterium MSr11954 DNA segment CGTCGGAGGGAAGCCCGCCGTGCAGGCGCGCTACGACGGGCCCCCGGGCTCGTTCACCTCGGAGCCCATCACCGTGGATCCAAGCACGAAATCCTTCCGCGGCAAGGCCACGCGAAAAGGCAGCAACGGGTCGGTGACCTTCGCGGGGACCTTCCTCGACCTCCAAGATGGGGCGTCCCCCAAGGGCGCGGCCAACTTTCCCATCCTCACGCAATCGTATAGCAGCGGCACGTCCGGTTACGTGCTCACGGACTCGGTCGGGAGCGACTCGATCCTCTGGCTCGAATCGTCGACGACGACCCGCTCCGGCGTGGTGCTCGGCTCGTCCCCCTTCTCCACGGCGGCCACCGCGTGGGCGCAGGTCGTCAAGCTGCGCAAGACGCGAAGCATCGTCTCCGCTGGGATGAACGGTCCGACGGTGGGGGTCACCAACCCGCCGAACGATCCCTATTTCGCGCCCCCGGGCCATCCCCCCGGGCAATACCCGTATCCTACGATGAATGGCCAACTGTGCTGCACCGCCGGCATCGCGCCGACCATCCCAGCCGACGCGTGGGCCGTCCCCAACGCCAGTGGCACGAACATTCAAGTGGCCGTGTTGGATACGGGCGTGGTGGCCGACCATGAAGATCTCGCCGGAAAGGTGCTCGGCGGGCACAACTCGCTGCCCTGGCCCTGGTGGGCGGATTGGCTGCGCGAGTATATCCCCAACAATTGGCGCACCGATAGCTCGGACCTTTACGGGCATGGCACGGGGGTCGCCGGGGTCGTCACCGCCAACCGCAACAACGGGATCGGCGTGGCGGGGACCGTGGCCAATGCGCGCGTCATTCCGGTGCGCGTGCTGGGCGCCAACAACTCCGGGACGTATGCGACCTTGGCCGACGGGCTCCTCTGGCTGCTCGACAACAACCTCGCCGATATTTTCAATACGTCGCTCATCAGCCAGCTGGCCCCCGATCCGACCGTCGCGGAGCTCTCCCGCCGCGCGGTGAACCAAGGGCGCTTGTTCTTGGCCGGCAGCGGCAACTCCGCGCAGCCCGTCATCCCCACGCCGGCGGGGCTCCCCGATGTCATCTCCGTGGCGTCCTCCGAGAACAACAACGCTCCGGCGGACTACTCCGGCGCGGCCATCAACTTGGATATGATGGCGCCGGGCGGAAATACCGGCCAAGAGATGCCCGTGTTGTGGAAACCCGGCGCGGCCTCGTGCACGGATCCCGTGTGGAACGCGAACCCCAACTATTGCATGAAGTTCGGCACCTCGTTCGCCACGCCCTACGCGTCCGCCGTGGCCGCGATGCTGCTCTCGCTCCGGCCGAATCTCCGCCGCGGCTCGGCGGCGTGCACCGCCAACCCGAGGGAGTGCGTGGGCGAGGCCACGTCGATCCTGCAGGCCACCGGCCTCCCCATCGCGACCCCCGACTGGGCCGGCCAAGGGGTCACGAACGTGAACCTCGTTCAGGCGCTCACGGCGCTCGTGCCGGGCGCCATCGTCATCGCCCCGCCCACGGCGGCCACCGCGATCAATACCCTCGGCTGCAACAGCTTCGTGAACTGCACGGCGCCGGGCCTGCTCGTCCGCTGGACGGCGGCCGGACCTCCGCCCCCCGGCTCGGGCCTGGTGCTCCAGGGTTATCTCGTTTACCGAAATGGAGCGCTCCAGCTCACGCCCGGAACGCCCAATCCCATCATCGTACCGGGCGCGCAGTATTACGATACCCAGCTCCCCGTGGATCCCGCGGGCGGCGCCCTGGTGCCGGGCCGCTACACGTACACGGTGACGGCGCTGTATCAGAACGGCGCGGGGGTCAAGCGCGAGTCGCTTTCGGCGCCCGCCATGCACGTCAACTGCACCGGCACCATCTGCATCTGACCCGACGCCCGCTCCAAAGCAAACGAGGCGAACGTCGAGCCAGCATCGGCTATTCGTAGCGGTCGTGGTGGCGCACCCACCCCATGGGCTGACCATTTTCATTGCGGCCGCGGGCGGTGAGATCCAGGTAATGGTAGGCGCCGAGGAGCATATCGGCGCCGCCGCCATAAGCCGAATACGTGTGGAAGACGGCGCCGGACGGATCGCGGTAGAAGGCGCTCACCCCCGGGAGCTCCTCGCTCTGGAAGTCGCGCAGCTCGTAGTTGTAATAGACCTTCCCCTTGATGATCTCGTCTTCCCGAAACGATACATGGTAGTCGTAATTGAAGTCGCTGCGGCCCGACGATACCCACGCGAAGCGCCATCCCATACGCTTCTTGAAGGCCTCGATCTCGGGCACGCTCGCGCGGGAGACGACCACGAAGGATACGTCGTGGTGCTCGAGGTGCACGACGGCGCCGCCGATGTTGTCGGACTGAAACGAACACCCCGGGCAACCTTCCTTCC contains these protein-coding regions:
- a CDS encoding S8 family serine peptidase, producing the protein MSTRRPHTLERGQEPRRPRLFHLRPWLAAMGLLACTPSATSTSPQPHPDPHPHKETAPASSSKPEQGVFKGATRDSVIQGQRITPIAWVHADIMNATQTAVTVLFLYEWQATPGEQVKMDTITMPIDVNGNFSGKYADIQQISGYVIGTQVRVTATINNQKGKPSDQLTNVDLPPASPPSVAPQARAYPVIGALPVLATQPIYSSFWNIGLNVVNVGGKPAVQARYDGPPGSFTSEPITVDPSTKSFRGKATRKGSNGSVTFAGTFLDLQDGASPKGAANFPILTQSYSSGTSGYVLTDSVGSDSILWLESSTTTRSGVVLGSSPFSTAATAWAQVVKLRKTRSIVSAGMNGPTVGVTNPPNDPYFAPPGHPPGQYPYPTMNGQLCCTAGIAPTIPADAWAVPNASGTNIQVAVLDTGVVADHEDLAGKVLGGHNSLPWPWWADWLREYIPNNWRTDSSDLYGHGTGVAGVVTANRNNGIGVAGTVANARVIPVRVLGANNSGTYATLADGLLWLLDNNLADIFNTSLISQLAPDPTVAELSRRAVNQGRLFLAGSGNSAQPVIPTPAGLPDVISVASSENNNAPADYSGAAINLDMMAPGGNTGQEMPVLWKPGAASCTDPVWNANPNYCMKFGTSFATPYASAVAAMLLSLRPNLRRGSAACTANPRECVGEATSILQATGLPIATPDWAGQGVTNVNLVQALTALVPGAIVIAPPTAATAINTLGCNSFVNCTAPGLLVRWTAAGPPPPGSGLVLQGYLVYRNGALQLTPGTPNPIIVPGAQYYDTQLPVDPAGGALVPGRYTYTVTALYQNGAGVKRESLSAPAMHVNCTGTICI
- a CDS encoding DUF899 domain-containing protein — encoded protein: MSATPHRVVSEAEWIVARKKHLEREQELTRALEAVARERRELPWVAVEKNYVFDGPEGEQTLSDLFAGRSQLIVQHFMFGPGWKEGCPGCSFQSDNIGGAVVHLEHHDVSFVVVSRASVPEIEAFKKRMGWRFAWVSSGRSDFNYDYHVSFREDEIIKGKVYYNYELRDFQSEELPGVSAFYRDPSGAVFHTYSAYGGGADMLLGAYHYLDLTARGRNENGQPMGWVRHHDRYE